tccgtccccattgacctacattgtgtgtcaggatgggtCAGTTTGGCTCGGTTTCAACAcactccaaagcggaatggagatggaaaggagccaaactgatgcattctgagcggatccttttgcattcagaatgcattagggaaaaactgatccattttggacgcttgtgagatccctgaacggatctcacaaacggaaagccaaaacgccagtgtgaaagtctgATCTATTTGCTAATTCTATAGAGCAGGACTTCTGAAAATTACCTTTCTAGACTACtactggcagcagcattgtcctCCTGCCCAGCCTCCCCCACTGACCGCAGCATTGTCCTGCTTTCCACTCCTTCCCCATTAGCAGCACCCTTTTCAACTTCCACACTGACAGTGACATGGTCCCCCTTTCCACCCCTCCCCAACTGGCAGTGACATGCTGAAAGGACAAGTATCAGAAAAGCTTTGAACCTGTGTAATCATGGCCATGTCACCTCGGGTCCTTCACTCCTTAGGAATATCCTAGGAAACTTCATAAAATTTTGCACTGACAGACCAGCCCAGAAAGGGAATTTGCCCTGCAGAACAGATTACCAATGCAGGTCTGTCCCCACCACAGCAAATCTAATAAATTAGAGTGCTATTTTACTTTGTTAGGCTAGCTTCATTTATTATAACAAGTGTATATAATTTCAATTCTATAGTGTTTTTGCTTATTCTTTGCAGGCAAAGCTATGCAGACACCTGACCCCAGCGCTGCTCACCTAAGTGACTGGCAAAGTAAGTTGTTTGCTCTAAATTCTCCCACCTGCTCCCCTGCACAGAAGGCAGATGCATATCGTGGTTTTATTTATCAGATTCAGTATGCATGGGCTAACTCTGAGATCTCCCAGGCATCGGCATCCCACCTGTTCAAGACGTACGCAGAAAGGTATGCTGCCATCGTTGACTCTGACAAGGAGGGGAATGGCCTAAATAACTACGCAGACAGCATTATGTCATTGGCCAGATGTCCACGCAATGACAGTGACAAGTGGCAGTCGTCTTTGACTACCAGTAATGTTTTCGAGTTGAAACGTGTGCAGGAAATTTTTCAGTCTGCTCAATCAGACCTGCAGTCCCAGTCGAGTTCTGCAGATGCATCACTTAGTGAAGATAATGGGGTCAGTACCTTTGGAGATTCATTGGTTACAAGTAAAGACCTCAGCAGTTTAGGACATACAAGCACAGAATGTGACTCTGAAGAGAAAACTAAAGGAAGCTTATTTCAAAGTGCAAAATTACCCACATCATCCAATATTAAATGCACAGATGCAGATATCCAACCAACTGTCCCACATACCAGTAAACAGTTGGTCACAATGCCAGTATTTGCAACTGCTTATACAAGTGTAAGTACTGCTCCTGGGCAAAGCATGTTTTCTGCTGGAAATTTAATAAATGCTGGGAAGAGGAAGAACCTTTGTGCAATCGAGGATGAAGATCAGAGACCAACAACGAGCAAAGCAATCCCAACCATGTGTGGTACACTTGAAGAAGGCGCCTTTAAAACTGCAAAAGAACAACTGTGGGTTGATCAGCAGAAAAGGTATACTAGTCAGTCCCGCAACACAGGTCCCGGAACATATAGTACCGGAAAAAAGTCACTGGGGGCTGTACGGTCTCGTGGACTGCATGGGAAATTTGTTCCTCCAATTGCAAAGAAAGATGATGGCGATGGCTATACCGGTCAAAAAAAAGCTTATTCAGCTAGTAAC
This sequence is a window from Bufo gargarizans isolate SCDJY-AF-19 chromosome 5, ASM1485885v1, whole genome shotgun sequence. Protein-coding genes within it:
- the FIGNL1 gene encoding fidgetin-like protein 1 isoform X1, whose amino-acid sequence is MQTPDPSAAHLSDWQSKLFALNSPTCSPAQKADAYRGFIYQIQYAWANSEISQASASHLFKTYAERYAAIVDSDKEGNGLNNYADSIMSLARCPRNDSDKWQSSLTTSNVFELKRVQEIFQSAQSDLQSQSSSADASLSEDNGVSTFGDSLVTSKDLSSLGHTSTECDSEEKTKGSLFQSAKLPTSSNIKCTDADIQPTVPHTSKQLVTMPVFATAYTSVSTAPGQSMFSAGNLINAGKRKNLCAIEDEDQRPTTSKAIPTMCGTLEEGAFKTAKEQLWVDQQKRYTSQSRNTGPGTYSTGKKSLGAVRSRGLHGKFVPPIAKKDDGDGYTGQKKAYSASNSESNVPFDERLKNIEPKMIELIMSEIMDHGPPLNWDDIAGLEFAKTTIKEIVLWPMLRPDIFTGLRGPPKGILLFGPPGTGKTLIGKCIACQSRATFFSISASSLTSKWVGEGEKMVRALFTVARCHQPAVIFIDEIDSLLSQRGEGEHESSRRIKTEFLVQLDGATTSSDDRILVVGATNRPQEIDEAARRRLVKRLYIPLPEASARKQIIVSLMSQENCSLSEKEVESIVLQAEGFSGADMTQLCREAALGPIRSLQIFDISTISSEQVRPIAYVDFQNALQTVRPSVSKQDLELYEQWNKTFGCGR